Proteins encoded by one window of Candidatus Bathyarchaeota archaeon:
- a CDS encoding B12-binding domain-containing radical SAM protein: protein MQTVSGRKIVLTASATEMSDWLNNPFIAFAGGFGKGPIPLSYVRKTLYPHRPPLPDGQASYAPYGLRKVESILLEGGFSPNDIAVAYPEDLDKFIGPETKVVGISSMDPTGMGYVSKTYSSIVGGGEPMNRIEFRKLVMHPAIQKYKPNLKVIVGGYGSWQLERQHVSKTYGVDCVLMGGRPGPIVELFKKALNGEPLPRIAKADESLDNWNYNQEMPLIKNVAIHGAVEISKGCGRNCQFCTPTMQHKIDVPLEKIMQEVALSVAQGSDHITLITEDMFLYGAKDPRFVPNREAVVKLFKTVADYPGVKSIQAAHMSLAPVWHDPQMIRELAEILIEKSWYSFGKKPIITAETGIETGSPRLMKKYMAGKMLPYQPEQWQDVVTNAFGILNDNDWYPLATLIIGLPDEKEEDMLQTLELMDKLKDYNAFYVPLFFVPLENCVLMKQKGAEMDSLSKARWDFFIKCWEYNIKIWKPTFLENRLQNPMLYNAFDKVFIPYFGRILGAYYALTRGARGEQFKQAVYQLSLPLPDNGRRTKGKVKAKA, encoded by the coding sequence TTGCAAACAGTTAGCGGCAGAAAAATTGTGCTCACAGCGTCAGCCACCGAAATGAGCGACTGGCTGAATAACCCCTTCATCGCGTTCGCAGGCGGATTCGGCAAAGGCCCCATCCCCCTATCATACGTCCGAAAAACTCTTTATCCACACCGACCTCCACTTCCCGATGGCCAAGCAAGCTACGCACCGTATGGACTTCGAAAAGTTGAATCCATCCTCTTAGAAGGCGGATTCTCTCCAAACGACATAGCAGTAGCATACCCCGAAGACTTAGACAAATTCATAGGTCCAGAAACCAAAGTCGTGGGCATCTCAAGCATGGACCCCACAGGCATGGGTTACGTAAGCAAAACCTACAGTTCCATCGTGGGCGGAGGCGAACCCATGAACCGCATCGAATTCCGCAAGCTTGTCATGCACCCTGCCATCCAAAAATACAAACCTAACCTCAAAGTCATCGTCGGCGGATATGGTTCATGGCAGCTTGAGCGTCAACATGTCTCAAAAACCTATGGCGTCGACTGCGTTTTGATGGGGGGCAGACCTGGACCAATCGTGGAGTTGTTCAAAAAAGCCCTTAACGGTGAACCGCTTCCACGCATAGCCAAAGCCGATGAATCGCTGGACAACTGGAACTATAACCAAGAGATGCCTCTTATCAAGAACGTGGCCATCCATGGAGCAGTAGAAATCAGTAAAGGTTGTGGACGAAACTGCCAATTCTGCACACCCACCATGCAGCACAAAATCGATGTGCCTCTTGAAAAAATCATGCAAGAAGTCGCCTTAAGCGTGGCGCAAGGTAGCGACCACATCACCTTAATCACTGAGGACATGTTCCTCTATGGCGCCAAAGATCCGCGCTTTGTACCTAACCGGGAAGCAGTAGTTAAACTGTTCAAAACCGTGGCCGATTATCCAGGTGTAAAAAGCATCCAAGCGGCACATATGTCTCTGGCGCCTGTTTGGCATGATCCGCAGATGATTCGGGAACTTGCGGAAATTTTGATCGAGAAATCATGGTACTCTTTCGGTAAAAAGCCGATTATCACAGCTGAAACAGGCATCGAAACTGGCAGTCCTCGTCTTATGAAAAAGTACATGGCAGGTAAAATGTTGCCGTATCAGCCTGAACAGTGGCAAGACGTGGTCACCAACGCGTTCGGCATCCTAAACGATAACGACTGGTATCCGTTAGCGACGCTGATTATCGGTTTGCCTGACGAGAAAGAAGAAGACATGCTTCAAACGTTGGAGTTGATGGATAAACTCAAAGACTACAACGCCTTCTACGTGCCGCTGTTCTTTGTGCCCCTTGAGAACTGTGTTTTGATGAAGCAGAAAGGCGCTGAAATGGACTCGCTTTCTAAAGCGCGATGGGACTTTTTCATTAAATGCTGGGAATACAACATAAAAATCTGGAAACCCACCTTCCTAGAAAACCGCCTGCAAAACCCCATGCTCTACAACGCATTCGACAAAGTCTTTATCCCCTACTTCGGCAGGATATTGGGCGCTTACTATGCATTAACGCGTGGTGCCAGAGGCGAACAATTCAAACAAGCTGTTTACCAGCTAAGTTTGCCTTTGCCAGATAACGGCAGAAGAACCAAAGGAAAAGTGAAAGCTAAAGCTTAG
- a CDS encoding proton-conducting transporter membrane subunit, whose amino-acid sequence MVTIIDVILPIFTLIVAGLLTLPIFKAVRKSSHKTGLTAAWFIAVLTIASITVANLFLSYYSVANPEPLNLTLDGTSNPAIATSFLIDAIALYMAIIIVGIAAVIMVYTVFFVNSADRPSDRYMALMLVLTGALVGAVLSGDLLTFFIFWEAATAAAAFLMLYRKNAFSLNATLKYLVMVIIASAFVLLGLSIVYGLTGSLNYIAVREAIGTITGADMNLLIIAFIFVAAGYAIEAAIVPFHFWLPDAYTAAPAPSASFLSALVDQGSYYILIRILLFIILPPSVGGVFDWTLMMAVLAALSMIVGNIFALLQNNVKRLIAYICVADVGYNLVAITSVTELGLEANLYFFLIGSLTVALAFMAVGIINSQGFKTLSDFSGVGKRMPWSSLALVLAGLSFAGVPPLGGFIAKYLVFTAAISVNLTWLAVIGVLTSVLQTAYIFRLVNIMYGKAPKDGVTTRIKENKYLLIPVFILVAAIFIFGLFPNLALQIIQPALSQLPWTVP is encoded by the coding sequence ATGGTCACAATAATAGACGTAATATTGCCGATATTCACACTCATAGTTGCAGGGTTACTGACACTTCCCATCTTTAAAGCAGTAAGAAAAAGCAGCCACAAAACAGGCTTAACCGCCGCGTGGTTCATCGCAGTTTTGACCATCGCAAGCATAACCGTTGCCAACCTTTTCTTGAGCTACTACAGCGTGGCTAACCCTGAGCCGCTAAACTTAACCTTAGACGGCACCTCAAACCCCGCAATCGCTACATCGTTCCTCATTGACGCCATCGCACTCTACATGGCAATAATAATCGTGGGCATAGCCGCAGTAATAATGGTTTACACTGTGTTCTTCGTAAACTCTGCAGATCGCCCCTCAGACCGCTACATGGCACTCATGCTGGTATTAACAGGTGCATTAGTTGGTGCAGTGCTCTCAGGCGATTTGCTAACTTTCTTCATATTCTGGGAAGCCGCCACAGCCGCCGCAGCGTTCCTAATGCTGTACCGCAAAAACGCCTTCAGTCTCAACGCCACCCTAAAATACTTAGTCATGGTCATCATCGCTTCTGCATTCGTGCTTTTGGGCCTTTCAATCGTTTATGGCTTAACTGGCAGCCTCAACTACATCGCAGTCCGCGAAGCCATCGGCACCATAACAGGCGCAGACATGAACCTGCTCATAATCGCCTTCATCTTCGTCGCAGCTGGTTATGCAATTGAAGCTGCAATCGTGCCCTTCCACTTCTGGTTGCCTGACGCTTACACTGCTGCACCCGCCCCCTCAGCTTCGTTCCTCTCGGCACTGGTTGATCAAGGTAGCTATTACATACTGATCAGAATCTTGTTGTTCATTATTCTGCCGCCATCCGTTGGAGGTGTATTCGACTGGACACTTATGATGGCGGTCCTCGCAGCACTGTCAATGATTGTCGGCAACATATTCGCGCTCTTACAAAACAACGTAAAACGGTTAATAGCATACATATGCGTGGCAGACGTCGGCTACAACCTAGTCGCCATTACCAGCGTTACAGAACTCGGTTTAGAGGCAAACCTCTACTTCTTCCTCATCGGCAGCTTAACAGTTGCTCTAGCATTCATGGCTGTTGGCATAATAAACAGTCAAGGGTTCAAAACACTCAGCGACTTTTCAGGTGTCGGCAAAAGAATGCCTTGGTCAAGCTTAGCCCTTGTACTGGCTGGTTTGAGCTTTGCAGGTGTTCCACCACTGGGCGGTTTCATCGCTAAATACCTCGTCTTCACTGCAGCTATCAGCGTGAATTTAACTTGGTTGGCAGTCATCGGTGTCTTAACCAGCGTACTGCAGACGGCTTACATATTCCGACTAGTCAACATAATGTATGGCAAAGCACCCAAAGACGGCGTCACTACACGCATCAAAGAGAACAAGTATCTGCTCATTCCAGTGTTCATACTCGTCGCAGCCATCTTCATCTTCGGCTTGTTCCCCAACCTCGCGTTGCAAATTATCCAACCAGCGCTAAGCCAACTGCCCTGGACAGTTCCATAA
- a CDS encoding Hsp20/alpha crystallin family protein has protein sequence MSEEKKKMTYYYGGKEKTAREIKKPHEEITLYTARDLERDFNRLMNRFERDFEDFWGTSTKLGRELSTKARDSMLAFTGMPSVDLEDQGKSYRLTVDLPGFKKEDVQVELTDDSVIVNAKHTKTEEEQRKNYIRRERSAQTFYRKIQLPEPIRPDDATGALNDGILEVTLPKMQPKETKKLEIK, from the coding sequence TTGAGTGAAGAAAAAAAGAAGATGACCTACTATTATGGCGGCAAAGAAAAAACAGCCCGCGAAATCAAAAAACCCCACGAGGAAATAACGCTCTACACTGCAAGGGACTTGGAACGTGACTTTAACCGCTTGATGAATAGGTTTGAGCGGGATTTCGAAGACTTCTGGGGCACCTCAACCAAGCTTGGACGGGAACTTTCTACAAAAGCACGTGATTCCATGTTAGCTTTTACTGGTATGCCCTCTGTAGACTTAGAAGATCAAGGAAAAAGCTACCGCTTAACCGTTGATTTGCCTGGCTTCAAAAAAGAAGATGTCCAAGTAGAATTAACCGACGACTCCGTAATCGTAAACGCCAAACACACAAAAACAGAAGAAGAACAACGCAAAAACTACATCCGACGTGAACGTTCAGCCCAGACTTTTTACCGCAAAATCCAGCTACCTGAACCAATCCGCCCCGACGACGCAACCGGCGCTTTAAACGACGGGATTCTTGAGGTCACTTTACCTAAGATGCAGCCAAAGGAAACAAAGAAATTAGAAATAAAGTAG
- a CDS encoding thioredoxin domain-containing protein codes for MKKKMEISEEKNVEDILKEKEKAYVLFYASWCPHSQRFLPIFEEYAKTNPDECLSVMIDYKADLCDKYGIEYYPTVLLFKKGKVKKRLDATPGLGLSKAELADLTANP; via the coding sequence TTGAAAAAGAAAATGGAGATTTCTGAAGAGAAAAACGTCGAGGACATCCTTAAAGAGAAAGAAAAAGCCTACGTGCTGTTCTATGCGTCTTGGTGTCCGCATTCGCAGCGGTTTTTGCCCATCTTTGAGGAATACGCCAAAACCAACCCCGACGAATGCCTAAGCGTTATGATTGATTATAAAGCGGATTTATGCGACAAATACGGAATAGAATACTACCCTACTGTGTTGCTGTTCAAAAAGGGTAAAGTTAAAAAAAGACTCGATGCAACTCCTGGGCTTGGGCTTAGCAAAGCGGAACTTGCAGACCTCACTGCCAACCCATAG
- a CDS encoding NADH-quinone oxidoreductase subunit M, with product MSLPLLLSVFAIPTISIPFVYLAGKKSTKAAAGIVAAIALINMALLAMTIPYIQGADHSYTETYTWIPQLNGTEFTLYVDGISVSVAMISLVLIFVAAIYSVNYMSGKKNLPVYYALLCMLSVGLIGVFLTSNMILFYFCWELMLVPAYFIVGEWGYRNSYKSALKLFIFTHAGAVFVLLGIGATYWLTGTTDMLSAQGILATAANSEVAKWILIALTGGFAVKMAVFPVHMWLPDAHSEAPAPMSALLSGVIISAGAYAILRLSFGMVFPSVGLTFGTYFLYALSIIGVVTAFFGSLLSLVANDIKRVIAYSSIAHMGYTMFGLSLFPAALASGNTVALASPIALAIVGTVLHIITHAASKGLFFLTAGGVMHQTEKRDIREMGGLAGKMPFSAVSGMIAALSIAGAPPLACFISEFFIFMGAFQIIQIDSFYIIPTALMLIATVFSLAYSLRFISKVFFGQSKDEQGAVQVAHDAHANQSQPEAPVTEGHGHKITDIPNYMKAALAILVVLVVLIGIYPTFFVQLIQTVTFGAVA from the coding sequence ATGTCGCTACCTCTATTACTATCTGTATTCGCTATCCCAACAATCAGCATTCCCTTTGTATATTTAGCGGGAAAGAAATCCACCAAAGCCGCCGCAGGCATAGTTGCCGCAATCGCCCTAATCAACATGGCTCTCTTAGCGATGACTATCCCCTACATTCAGGGCGCAGACCACAGTTACACTGAAACCTACACCTGGATACCCCAACTAAACGGCACTGAATTCACCCTCTACGTGGACGGCATCAGCGTCTCAGTAGCAATGATCAGCTTAGTTCTCATCTTCGTAGCTGCAATATACTCAGTCAACTACATGTCGGGCAAAAAGAACCTCCCCGTCTACTACGCACTGCTCTGCATGCTAAGCGTCGGCTTAATCGGCGTCTTTCTAACCAGTAACATGATATTGTTCTACTTCTGCTGGGAACTCATGCTTGTCCCCGCATACTTCATAGTCGGCGAATGGGGCTACCGCAACAGCTACAAATCCGCCCTTAAACTCTTCATATTCACGCACGCAGGCGCAGTTTTTGTTTTGTTGGGTATCGGTGCGACTTACTGGCTCACAGGAACAACCGACATGCTTAGCGCCCAAGGCATTTTGGCTACGGCAGCTAACTCGGAAGTCGCAAAATGGATTCTAATCGCTTTAACTGGCGGATTCGCAGTAAAAATGGCCGTGTTTCCAGTTCATATGTGGCTCCCTGACGCGCACTCAGAAGCCCCCGCACCGATGTCCGCTCTCCTCAGCGGTGTCATCATCAGCGCAGGAGCATACGCAATCTTACGCTTATCTTTCGGTATGGTTTTCCCCTCAGTTGGGCTCACGTTTGGAACTTACTTCCTCTACGCGCTATCCATAATCGGCGTAGTCACAGCATTCTTCGGCTCACTTCTTTCGTTGGTTGCCAACGACATAAAACGCGTCATAGCGTACTCAAGCATCGCGCACATGGGCTACACCATGTTCGGTTTATCCCTATTCCCCGCAGCATTAGCCAGCGGCAACACCGTAGCATTAGCATCTCCAATCGCTCTCGCAATCGTGGGCACCGTACTGCACATCATTACGCACGCAGCCAGCAAGGGGCTTTTCTTCCTCACCGCAGGAGGCGTCATGCACCAAACAGAGAAAAGAGACATCCGCGAAATGGGCGGCTTAGCAGGTAAAATGCCCTTCTCTGCTGTCTCAGGCATGATTGCCGCCCTCAGCATAGCAGGTGCGCCTCCATTGGCATGTTTCATTAGTGAATTCTTCATCTTCATGGGTGCGTTTCAAATCATACAAATAGACAGCTTCTACATTATTCCCACTGCGTTGATGCTAATCGCAACCGTGTTCTCATTAGCATATTCTTTGAGATTTATCTCCAAAGTTTTCTTTGGGCAATCTAAAGACGAACAAGGAGCCGTACAAGTTGCCCACGATGCTCACGCAAACCAAAGCCAACCCGAAGCGCCAGTGACAGAAGGACACGGACACAAGATTACGGATATACCGAACTACATGAAGGCGGCTTTGGCAATCTTGGTGGTGCTGGTCGTTTTGATCGGCATTTACCCAACATTCTTTGTGCAACTAATTCAAACAGTAACATTCGGAGCGGTGGCATAA
- a CDS encoding cytochrome B5 gives MKKFTISELAQFNGKNGKPAYVGYKGKVYDVTESYQWGDGEHLGHMAGKDLTDQMEIAPHGEDVLLERMKVVGELN, from the coding sequence ATAAAGAAATTTACGATCAGCGAACTGGCTCAGTTCAACGGGAAGAATGGGAAACCAGCTTACGTGGGTTACAAAGGCAAAGTCTACGATGTAACGGAGTCCTATCAGTGGGGCGACGGCGAACACCTCGGGCACATGGCAGGAAAAGACTTAACCGACCAGATGGAAATCGCACCGCACGGCGAAGACGTCCTGCTCGAAAGAATGAAAGTCGTCGGAGAATTGAATTAG
- a CDS encoding tRNA (adenine-N1)-methyltransferase, which produces MANQTIHDGDYVLIYLDARRTYMIKVQAGQTFHTHKGYLKLDELIGKEYGEPIKSSLGVTFTTLKPMLTDYMMKSGRNTQIVYPKDAALIVMFSGIGPGSRVFESGTGTGALTSALAHYVGPTGKVYTYELRPEFQKNAAKNLQRSKLIDNVEMKSGDVTMGIAERDLDAVILDLAVPWLVVPHAYEALKPSGVLVSFSPTIDQVIRTTEALRDNGFVFIETVECLMRTMQVERGKTRPNTMMTGHTGYITHARKIIKPTVQQAAQTDSFLQEAMPEVNIEQENNEGLAEESA; this is translated from the coding sequence TTGGCTAACCAAACAATCCACGACGGCGACTACGTACTAATCTACCTTGACGCTCGTCGCACTTACATGATAAAAGTTCAAGCTGGACAAACCTTTCATACACACAAAGGCTACCTAAAACTAGATGAATTAATCGGTAAAGAGTATGGGGAACCAATCAAAAGCAGTCTCGGCGTAACCTTCACCACCCTTAAGCCCATGTTAACCGATTACATGATGAAGTCAGGTCGAAACACACAAATCGTGTACCCCAAAGACGCTGCACTTATCGTAATGTTTAGCGGTATCGGTCCAGGCAGCCGCGTCTTCGAATCAGGCACAGGCACAGGCGCCTTAACTTCGGCGTTAGCGCATTATGTTGGTCCAACGGGTAAAGTTTATACTTACGAGTTACGCCCTGAATTCCAGAAGAACGCTGCCAAAAACCTGCAACGCTCAAAACTCATCGACAACGTAGAAATGAAAAGCGGCGACGTCACCATGGGCATTGCAGAGAGGGATTTGGACGCGGTGATTTTGGACCTTGCGGTGCCCTGGCTTGTTGTTCCACATGCTTACGAGGCGCTAAAGCCTTCAGGTGTCTTGGTTTCTTTTAGTCCAACCATAGACCAAGTTATCCGTACAACCGAAGCATTACGCGACAACGGATTCGTATTCATCGAAACGGTTGAATGCCTTATGCGCACGATGCAGGTTGAACGGGGAAAAACCAGGCCGAACACGATGATGACAGGACACACAGGCTACATAACACATGCAAGAAAAATTATAAAACCGACAGTTCAACAAGCAGCGCAGACAGATTCGTTTTTGCAAGAAGCGATGCCTGAAGTTAACATAGAACAAGAAAACAATGAAGGGTTGGCAGAGGAATCTGCCTAA
- a CDS encoding CDGSH iron-sulfur domain-containing protein — translation MIGTAQSQNTERLFRKVQFTYTLEAIMMEGKNQPQQQNYKIQVTKNGPYIISGNVPLYRMIIKCDSVTTTPSEWVTAAKLPTKQTYALCRCGQSKSKPFCDGTHVAVKFNGTEEFDNQPFEHMAKAMDGPKLALKDAAILCASARFCHRGGDIWDQIPQTSDPKIRENCIRNAFDCPSGRLVVVNKETGEVLEPKLEPSIGFIEDPSVGVDGPLWVRGGIPIYSADGKPYETRNRVTLCRCGKSTIKPFCDSSHYPEEYQEER, via the coding sequence GTGATTGGCACTGCACAGTCACAAAATACCGAAAGGTTGTTTAGAAAAGTCCAATTCACTTATACTCTTGAGGCCATAATGATGGAAGGCAAGAACCAGCCGCAACAGCAGAATTACAAGATACAGGTAACAAAGAACGGCCCCTACATAATCTCAGGCAACGTTCCCCTTTATCGTATGATAATCAAATGTGACAGCGTTACAACGACCCCCAGCGAATGGGTTACAGCCGCTAAACTGCCAACAAAACAGACTTATGCACTTTGTCGATGTGGGCAATCAAAGAGCAAGCCTTTCTGCGACGGAACACACGTAGCAGTAAAATTTAACGGAACGGAAGAATTCGACAATCAACCGTTTGAGCATATGGCTAAAGCAATGGATGGCCCCAAATTGGCATTGAAAGATGCAGCAATCTTGTGTGCTTCGGCTAGGTTCTGCCATAGGGGCGGCGATATTTGGGACCAAATCCCCCAAACAAGCGACCCAAAAATTAGAGAAAACTGCATAAGAAACGCTTTCGACTGCCCCTCTGGCAGGCTTGTGGTCGTAAATAAAGAGACAGGCGAGGTGCTCGAGCCAAAACTTGAGCCCTCTATCGGGTTTATCGAGGACCCCTCAGTTGGAGTTGACGGTCCACTCTGGGTACGCGGCGGCATCCCCATCTATTCGGCGGATGGTAAACCCTACGAAACTCGCAACCGAGTCACACTTTGCCGCTGTGGAAAATCAACTATAAAGCCGTTCTGTGATAGTAGTCATTACCCTGAAGAATATCAAGAGGAGAGGTAG
- a CDS encoding rubrerythrin family protein, with translation MNFNGSQTEKNLLAAFAGESQARNRYTFFASKAKKEGYEQIAAIFEETAANEKEHAELFFKHLKGGIVEITASYPAGVIGSTLDNLKAAAEGEKMEWGTIYPNFGDIAEKEGFPEVAWTFRMVAKVEAYHERRYNKLLANVQEGKVFKKDTPIKWKCRNCGMVIEGNAAPEKCPTCEHPKAYFEVWVENY, from the coding sequence ATGAATTTTAATGGAAGCCAAACAGAAAAGAACCTTCTAGCAGCCTTCGCAGGCGAATCCCAAGCACGCAACCGATACACCTTCTTTGCCAGCAAAGCAAAAAAGGAAGGCTACGAGCAAATCGCAGCCATATTCGAGGAAACCGCAGCTAACGAGAAAGAGCACGCAGAATTATTTTTTAAGCACCTAAAGGGCGGCATCGTTGAAATCACGGCCTCTTACCCAGCTGGCGTAATTGGATCGACATTAGACAACCTTAAGGCGGCTGCGGAAGGCGAAAAAATGGAGTGGGGAACGATTTACCCGAACTTCGGCGACATCGCAGAAAAGGAAGGATTCCCCGAGGTTGCTTGGACTTTTAGGATGGTTGCCAAAGTTGAAGCGTACCATGAACGCCGATACAACAAACTCTTAGCCAACGTCCAAGAGGGCAAAGTCTTCAAGAAGGATACGCCAATCAAATGGAAATGCCGTAACTGCGGCATGGTCATCGAAGGCAACGCTGCGCCAGAAAAATGCCCCACATGTGAACATCCCAAAGCTTACTTTGAAGTCTGGGTAGAAAACTACTAA
- a CDS encoding SDR family oxidoreductase, producing MFDFKSKVALVTGAGRGIGKEIALTLARAGADVAVTDLADTVFETQKEIETHNVQSLAVKCDVGNRQDVENVKTQTLQKFSKLDILVNNAGIYPQKPFLEMTEEDWHKVIHVNLYGVFHFTKAFLPGMVERKYGKIINISSISGPVVAFPNLVHYSASKGAISGFTKALAVEAAQHQINVNAVAPGPIDVGGFTKADEAMAMIVRGIPLGRIGKPSDIANLVLFLASDEANFITGQTIVSDGGYTLP from the coding sequence ATGTTTGATTTTAAAAGTAAAGTAGCTTTAGTAACTGGGGCGGGGAGAGGTATCGGCAAAGAAATCGCGTTAACCCTTGCAAGAGCAGGCGCAGACGTAGCCGTAACGGACTTAGCAGACACCGTTTTTGAAACCCAAAAAGAAATCGAAACACACAACGTTCAGTCCTTAGCAGTTAAATGCGACGTTGGAAACCGACAAGACGTAGAAAACGTTAAAACACAAACGCTCCAGAAATTCTCAAAACTCGACATACTCGTAAACAACGCAGGCATCTACCCTCAGAAACCGTTTTTGGAAATGACCGAAGAAGACTGGCATAAAGTAATCCATGTCAACCTCTACGGCGTTTTCCACTTCACAAAAGCATTCTTACCCGGCATGGTTGAGCGAAAATACGGCAAAATCATCAACATATCCTCAATTTCTGGGCCTGTGGTGGCTTTTCCCAATTTGGTGCATTATTCAGCGAGCAAAGGCGCAATTTCAGGGTTCACTAAAGCGTTGGCCGTAGAAGCTGCACAGCATCAAATAAACGTGAATGCAGTAGCACCTGGCCCCATCGACGTCGGCGGCTTCACCAAGGCAGACGAAGCGATGGCGATGATTGTTAGGGGCATCCCGTTGGGGCGTATAGGTAAACCAAGCGACATAGCAAACCTCGTGTTGTTCTTGGCAAGCGACGAAGCAAACTTCATAACGGGGCAAACAATCGTGTCCGACGGCGGATACACCTTGCCATAA